Proteins from a single region of Aureibacter tunicatorum:
- a CDS encoding FeoA family protein, which translates to MRQKTIADMKVGEKAVIAGFKEDLLSLKLLEMGCLPGEKVEMSLVAPLGDPIAVTVSNYQLSLRRDEASIIYIED; encoded by the coding sequence ATGAGGCAGAAAACAATAGCTGATATGAAAGTAGGAGAAAAGGCAGTGATCGCTGGCTTTAAAGAAGACCTTCTTTCGCTAAAATTGCTTGAAATGGGTTGTTTGCCCGGCGAAAAAGTGGAAATGTCGCTTGTCGCTCCTTTAGGGGATCCCATAGCCGTGACCGTTTCTAATTATCAATTGTCTCTGAGAAGAGATGAGGCGTCAATCATTTACATCGAAGATTAA
- the rsmG gene encoding 16S rRNA (guanine(527)-N(7))-methyltransferase RsmG — MNGVDLIIKYFPDLTDLQKQRFEELGRLYPEWNDKINVISRKDIDQLYTRHILHSLAIAKVINFKPMTTCLDVGTGGGFPGIPLAIMFPDSDFHMIDSIGKKISVVNGIIEALDLQNAEGEQIRAEQIHDHYDFVISRAVTRLKPFYQWIKNNISRNSFNDLDNGILYLKGGDLREEMKEAKKKYTLYDINDFYDEEFFDTKKVVHVPIVN, encoded by the coding sequence ATGAATGGAGTAGATTTAATCATCAAGTATTTTCCTGACTTGACAGATTTGCAAAAGCAGAGATTTGAGGAATTGGGACGTTTGTATCCGGAGTGGAACGATAAGATCAATGTGATATCCAGAAAGGATATCGATCAACTTTACACTAGGCATATTCTTCATTCATTGGCTATAGCTAAAGTTATTAATTTCAAGCCCATGACGACTTGTTTGGATGTCGGAACGGGTGGTGGATTCCCAGGTATTCCTTTGGCGATTATGTTTCCGGATTCTGATTTTCATATGATCGATTCTATTGGGAAAAAGATAAGCGTGGTGAATGGCATCATAGAAGCGTTGGATTTGCAAAATGCCGAAGGCGAGCAGATTCGAGCCGAGCAAATACATGATCATTATGATTTTGTGATCAGCAGAGCTGTGACACGCCTCAAGCCATTTTATCAGTGGATTAAAAATAATATCAGCAGAAACTCTTTCAATGATCTTGATAATGGCATCTTGTATCTGAAAGGCGGAGATTTGAGAGAAGAGATGAAAGAAGCAAAGAAGAAATATACGCTTTATGACATCAACGACTTCTATGATGAAGAATTTTTTGATACTAAAAAGGTCGTTCACGTGCCAATTGTGAATTAG
- a CDS encoding RNA polymerase sigma factor, with amino-acid sequence MELGNKQFSAKALEDFKLIDRAVQHEDQQAYGDLMKRYRKPVYHMILKMIRNVDDAEDLTIEAFAKAFKNLHKFKKDYTFSTWLFRIATNNSIDFIRKKKLDTMSIDSTFKDDNGDTVSIDVRDNNLNPQEEAIKSQKIELVQNFVTKLPPKYQRLVKLRYFDELSYDEIAKTLDAPLGTVKAQLHRARELMYDIVKGKEQHI; translated from the coding sequence AAAAGCTTTGGAGGATTTCAAGCTTATAGACAGAGCGGTCCAACACGAGGACCAGCAAGCCTATGGCGACCTCATGAAGCGCTACAGAAAGCCAGTATATCATATGATATTGAAAATGATCCGCAATGTCGACGACGCAGAGGACTTGACAATTGAGGCATTTGCCAAGGCTTTCAAAAATCTTCATAAATTCAAGAAGGATTATACGTTTAGCACATGGTTGTTCAGAATAGCGACGAACAATTCCATTGACTTTATTCGAAAGAAAAAGCTGGATACCATGAGCATTGACTCGACCTTCAAGGATGATAATGGAGATACGGTAAGTATTGATGTGAGGGACAATAATCTGAATCCGCAGGAAGAAGCGATCAAGAGCCAAAAGATAGAGTTGGTTCAAAATTTCGTTACAAAGCTGCCTCCAAAGTACCAAAGATTAGTGAAGTTGAGGTATTTTGACGAGCTTTCGTACGATGAGATTGCTAAAACCCTTGACGCGCCTTTGGGAACTGTCAAGGCACAACTTCATAGAGCGAGGGAATTGATGTACGATATTGTCAAAGGCAAGGAACAACATATATAG